In Gigantopelta aegis isolate Gae_Host unplaced genomic scaffold, Gae_host_genome ctg4492_pilon_pilon:::debris, whole genome shotgun sequence, a single genomic region encodes these proteins:
- the LOC121392782 gene encoding KRAB-A domain-containing protein 2-like has protein sequence MVHGKPRHPQSQGSVERLNCDVKDMLTASLGDNNSTDWPMGFRFVQFQKNSSYHSGIKQSPYKALFGTEVKVGLRSNTLPTEILERMVSEGDLIAAYATPPEDQETADTEDVPDAQLRTIQHNIQVQRKRAADGQLA, from the coding sequence ATGGTTCATGGTAAGCCCAGACATCCTCAAAGTCAAGGCTCAGTGGAACGATTAAACTGTGACGTGAAGGACATGCTCACTGCATCGTTAGGGGACAATAACTCAACAGACTGGCCAATGGGATTTCGTTTTGTACAATTCCAAAAGAACAGCAGCTACCATTCTGGAATCAAACAATCACCATACAAAGCCTTGTTTGGAACTGAAGTCAAAGTTGGATTGCGTTCCAATACCCTTCCAACAGAAATTCTCGAAAGAATGGTCTCTGAAGGTGACCTTATTGCAGCATATGCCACCCCGCCAGAAGACCAGGAGACAGCAGACACAGAAGATGTTCCTGATGCACAGCTAAGAACTATTCAACATAACATCCAAGTCCAGCGGAAAAGAGCAGCAGATGGTCAGCTTGCATAA
- the LOC121392783 gene encoding KRAB-A domain-containing protein 2-like yields MANSMEDSFREQLVKKRESDNKSLLWTKTEYFSLLEELKEACSAKSKSPRQYYILGRYEILQCGDVEKLIRKRGASDQEPIYFTHIDDMFDIIKRGHVSTGHGDRDKMMKVLKKYASVTREAGELYKSLYIECQKQHKRITTKGVVVRPILCKDFGSRGQVDRVDMQPMATGSYRWIMVYQDHLTKYCVLRPLTSKRAAEVAFQLMDIFLLLGAPPILQSDNGSEFTAYRYHGAEASMA; encoded by the coding sequence ATGGCTAACTCGATGGAAGATTCCTTTCGTGAGCAACTAGTGAAGAAGAGAGAATCTGACAACAAATCATTATTATGGACGAAGACGGAGTATTTCTCTTTACTTGAAGAACTTAAAGAAGCTTGTTCTGCTAAGAGTAAATCTCCTCGTCAATATTACATCCTTGGCCGCTATGAGATATTGCAGTGTGGTGACGTGGAAAAGTTAATTCGTAAACGCGGTGCCAGTGATCAGGAACCAATTTACTTTACGCATATCGatgatatgtttgacattattAAGAGAGGTCACGTTTCAACTGGTCATGGTGATCGCGATAAAATGATGAAGGTTTTGAAGAAATATGCCAGTGTTACCCGTGAGGCAGGAGAATTGTACAAATCACTTTATATAGAATGCCAGAAACAACATAAACGCATCACGACCAAGGGCGTAGTTGTTAGACCCATCCTATGCAAGGACTTTGGATCACGAGGTCAGGTTGACCGTGTTGACATGCAGCCTATGGCGACTGGTTCATACAGATGGATAATGGTCTACCAGGATCATCTCACTAAGTATTGTGTATTGCGTCCATTAACATCAAAACGTGCAGCAGAAGTTGCCTTTCAGCTGATGGACATTTTTCTATTACTTGGTGCACCTCCGATTTTGCAGAGTGATAATGGCAGTGAATTTACTGCATATCGTTATCACGGAGCTGAAGCTTCTATGGCCTGA